A genomic region of Papaver somniferum cultivar HN1 chromosome 7, ASM357369v1, whole genome shotgun sequence contains the following coding sequences:
- the LOC113299539 gene encoding uncharacterized protein LOC113299539, with protein MPFMMCINFMVVFSDDEENDYYPEVDEAEVVVPSPPEVMNTATLAPVASESSSEAIVQLGEHEKDSGIANAISDTEGPCQASQSFSVDHTTAFNGHILSVVCEREVVVCTHVANDVVSGDARAFESNPEQQEVDVVVISSSEDEA; from the coding sequence ATGCCCTTCATGATGTGCATCAACTTTATGGTCGTTTTTTCCGATGATGAAGAGAACGATTATTATCCAGAGGTCGATGAAGCTGAGGTTGTGGTTCCGTCTCCTCCTGAGGTTATGAATACTGCAACTCTCGCTCCCGTCGCTTCCGAATCTTCTTCTGAGGCAATTGTCCAACTTGGTGAGCATGAAAAAGACTCCGGCATTGCTAATGCTATAAGCGATACTGAGGGGCCATGTCAGGCAAGCCAATCTTTCTCTGTAGATCATACTACTGCCTTTAATGGCCATATTCTCTCTGTGGTATGTGAAAGGGaggttgttgtttgtactcatgtTGCTAATGATGTTGTTTCCGGCGATGCACGAGCTTTTGAATCTAATCCAGAGCAACAGGAAGTTGATGTAGTAGTGATTTCTTCTAGTGAAGATGAAGCTTGA